One genomic region from Esox lucius isolate fEsoLuc1 chromosome 24, fEsoLuc1.pri, whole genome shotgun sequence encodes:
- the zgc:92664 gene encoding chromatin complexes subunit BAP18 isoform X3, with amino-acid sequence MQLHPVADSSPAGAKWTDTEIEQLRSAVVRFGDDLNSLSSVIKERTVAQIKTTVKRKLYDESGMPISTDSPKKTIKKTSVNMATTATPTVIAVPTSQVVVTAGLQGSVTVAPPTMKKQKTSADVTLSALNDSDVNSDLVDIEGLGEGSNSKKINFDQDNLNLDSSLIMNSSDLPLLSR; translated from the exons ATGCAACTGCATCCTGTGGCCGACTCCAGCCCTGCCGG AGCTAAGTGGACGGACACTGAGATTGAGCAGCTGAGATCGGCCGTGGTGAGGTTTGGTGATGACCTGAACTCTCTCAGCTCTGTCATCAAGGAGCGCACTGT GGCCCAGATTAAAACTACGGTCAAGAGGAAGCTGTATGACGAGAGTGGGATGCCTATCTCCACAGACTCCCCAAAGAAGACAATTAAGAAGACTAGTGTCAACATGGCTACCACGGCTACACCAACTGTCATTGCCGTGCCAACCTCACAGGTTGTTGTAACAGCTGGTCTCCAGGGCAGTGTGACTGTGGCCCCTCCCACCATGAAGAAACAGAAGACCTCAG cAGATGTGACCTTGAGTGCTCTTAATGACTCTGATGTAAATTCTGACCTGGTGGACATAGAGGGACTGGGAGAGGGATCCAACTCCAAGAAAATCAATTTTGATCAGG atAACCTGAACCTTGACTCCAGCCTCATCATGAACTCTAGTGACCTACCACTCCTCTCTCGTTGA
- the zgc:92664 gene encoding chromatin complexes subunit BAP18 isoform X4, whose protein sequence is MTSASTKVGEIFSAAGAAFTKLGELTMQLHPVADSSPAGAQIKTTVKRKLYDESGMPISTDSPKKTIKKTSVNMATTATPTVIAVPTSQVVVTAGLQGSVTVAPPTMKKQKTSADVTLSALNDSDVNSDLVDIEGLGEGSNSKKINFDQDNLNLDSSLIMNSSDLPLLSR, encoded by the exons ATGACTTCAGCCTCAACGAAG gttgGGGAGAtcttctcagcagcaggagCTGCTTTTACGAAGCTGGGGGAGCTGACCATGCAACTGCATCCTGTGGCCGACTCCAGCCCTGCCGG GGCCCAGATTAAAACTACGGTCAAGAGGAAGCTGTATGACGAGAGTGGGATGCCTATCTCCACAGACTCCCCAAAGAAGACAATTAAGAAGACTAGTGTCAACATGGCTACCACGGCTACACCAACTGTCATTGCCGTGCCAACCTCACAGGTTGTTGTAACAGCTGGTCTCCAGGGCAGTGTGACTGTGGCCCCTCCCACCATGAAGAAACAGAAGACCTCAG cAGATGTGACCTTGAGTGCTCTTAATGACTCTGATGTAAATTCTGACCTGGTGGACATAGAGGGACTGGGAGAGGGATCCAACTCCAAGAAAATCAATTTTGATCAGG atAACCTGAACCTTGACTCCAGCCTCATCATGAACTCTAGTGACCTACCACTCCTCTCTCGTTGA
- the zgc:92664 gene encoding chromatin complexes subunit BAP18 isoform X1 — MTSASTKVGEIFSAAGAAFTKLGELTMQLHPVADSSPAGAKWTDTEIEQLRSAVVRFGDDLNSLSSVIKERTVAQIKTTVKRKLYDESGMPISTDSPKKTIKKTSVNMATTATPTVIAVPTSQVVVTAGLQGSVTVAPPTMKKQKTSADVTLSALNDSDVNSDLVDIEGLGEGSNSKKINFDQDNLNLDSSLIMNSSDLPLLSR; from the exons ATGACTTCAGCCTCAACGAAG gttgGGGAGAtcttctcagcagcaggagCTGCTTTTACGAAGCTGGGGGAGCTGACCATGCAACTGCATCCTGTGGCCGACTCCAGCCCTGCCGG AGCTAAGTGGACGGACACTGAGATTGAGCAGCTGAGATCGGCCGTGGTGAGGTTTGGTGATGACCTGAACTCTCTCAGCTCTGTCATCAAGGAGCGCACTGT GGCCCAGATTAAAACTACGGTCAAGAGGAAGCTGTATGACGAGAGTGGGATGCCTATCTCCACAGACTCCCCAAAGAAGACAATTAAGAAGACTAGTGTCAACATGGCTACCACGGCTACACCAACTGTCATTGCCGTGCCAACCTCACAGGTTGTTGTAACAGCTGGTCTCCAGGGCAGTGTGACTGTGGCCCCTCCCACCATGAAGAAACAGAAGACCTCAG cAGATGTGACCTTGAGTGCTCTTAATGACTCTGATGTAAATTCTGACCTGGTGGACATAGAGGGACTGGGAGAGGGATCCAACTCCAAGAAAATCAATTTTGATCAGG atAACCTGAACCTTGACTCCAGCCTCATCATGAACTCTAGTGACCTACCACTCCTCTCTCGTTGA
- the zgc:92664 gene encoding chromatin complexes subunit BAP18 isoform X2, with translation MTSASTKVGEIFSAAGAAFTKLGELTMQLHPVADSSPAGAKWTDTEIEQLRSAVVRFGDDLNSLSSVIKERTVAQIKTTVKRKLYDESGMPISTDSPKKTIKKTSVNMATTATPTVIAVPTSQVVVTAGLQGSVTVAPPTMKKQKTSDVTLSALNDSDVNSDLVDIEGLGEGSNSKKINFDQDNLNLDSSLIMNSSDLPLLSR, from the exons ATGACTTCAGCCTCAACGAAG gttgGGGAGAtcttctcagcagcaggagCTGCTTTTACGAAGCTGGGGGAGCTGACCATGCAACTGCATCCTGTGGCCGACTCCAGCCCTGCCGG AGCTAAGTGGACGGACACTGAGATTGAGCAGCTGAGATCGGCCGTGGTGAGGTTTGGTGATGACCTGAACTCTCTCAGCTCTGTCATCAAGGAGCGCACTGT GGCCCAGATTAAAACTACGGTCAAGAGGAAGCTGTATGACGAGAGTGGGATGCCTATCTCCACAGACTCCCCAAAGAAGACAATTAAGAAGACTAGTGTCAACATGGCTACCACGGCTACACCAACTGTCATTGCCGTGCCAACCTCACAGGTTGTTGTAACAGCTGGTCTCCAGGGCAGTGTGACTGTGGCCCCTCCCACCATGAAGAAACAGAAGACCTCAG ATGTGACCTTGAGTGCTCTTAATGACTCTGATGTAAATTCTGACCTGGTGGACATAGAGGGACTGGGAGAGGGATCCAACTCCAAGAAAATCAATTTTGATCAGG atAACCTGAACCTTGACTCCAGCCTCATCATGAACTCTAGTGACCTACCACTCCTCTCTCGTTGA
- the zgc:92664 gene encoding chromatin complexes subunit BAP18 isoform X5: MTSASTKVGEIFSAAGAAFTKLGELTMQLHPVADSSPAGAQIKTTVKRKLYDESGMPISTDSPKKTIKKTSVNMATTATPTVIAVPTSQVVVTAGLQGSVTVAPPTMKKQKTSDVTLSALNDSDVNSDLVDIEGLGEGSNSKKINFDQDNLNLDSSLIMNSSDLPLLSR; encoded by the exons ATGACTTCAGCCTCAACGAAG gttgGGGAGAtcttctcagcagcaggagCTGCTTTTACGAAGCTGGGGGAGCTGACCATGCAACTGCATCCTGTGGCCGACTCCAGCCCTGCCGG GGCCCAGATTAAAACTACGGTCAAGAGGAAGCTGTATGACGAGAGTGGGATGCCTATCTCCACAGACTCCCCAAAGAAGACAATTAAGAAGACTAGTGTCAACATGGCTACCACGGCTACACCAACTGTCATTGCCGTGCCAACCTCACAGGTTGTTGTAACAGCTGGTCTCCAGGGCAGTGTGACTGTGGCCCCTCCCACCATGAAGAAACAGAAGACCTCAG ATGTGACCTTGAGTGCTCTTAATGACTCTGATGTAAATTCTGACCTGGTGGACATAGAGGGACTGGGAGAGGGATCCAACTCCAAGAAAATCAATTTTGATCAGG atAACCTGAACCTTGACTCCAGCCTCATCATGAACTCTAGTGACCTACCACTCCTCTCTCGTTGA
- the LOC105027652 gene encoding ribonuclease kappa-A, which translates to MVSCLFCGPKLAACGIVISIWGVIMLAMLGIFFTTHSAVLIEDVPFNDDDMHNDQNPPQTIYELYNKVGYNCFIAAGVYVLVAALSFCQIKLNKRKEYMVH; encoded by the exons ATGGTTTCGTGTTTATTTTGCGGTCCAAAGTTGGCCGCCTGCGGTATTGTCATTAGTATCTGGGGAGTCATAATGTTG GCAATGTTGGGTATTTTCTTCACCACCCATTCTGCTGTGCTGATTGAGGATGTTCCTTTTAATGATGACGACATGCACAATGA TCAAAATCCTCCACAGACCATCTACGAGCTGTACAACAAGGTCGGCTACAACTGTTTCATCGCAGCTGGTGTCTATGTGCTGGTGGCCGCTCTCTCCTTCTGCCAGATCAAGCTGAACAAGCGCAAGGAGTACATGGTCCACTAG
- the alox12 gene encoding arachidonate 12-lipoxygenase, 12S-type: MEEYKVTVATGTSEYSGTNNYIYITLVGENGESEKTLLDNPGLDFCRGAVDDYKVCSPAPLGPLLLVRLEKQRYWVEDNWFCRYVIVEPPGGAAVLTFPCYRWLIGDIKVEIREGTAKKLSDDTSLLLAHRKAELQERQTIYRWCVWAPGIPKCIDAKTEADLHQDVRFDNEKRSDFERSLHYALIELSLKKLAIRFGRSWCDLDDFKRCFWKLKSPIAEYCMEHWKEDWFFGYQCLNGSNPRMIQRCKKLPKNFPVSGDMVQGSLAPRTTLEKELKDGNIYLVDYSVMDGVPPNVIRGKPQYISSPICLLYEHPDQGIIPIAIQLAQTPGLDTPIFLPKDPPLAWLLAKIWVRNSEFQVFQLLSHLLRTHLFVEVFCVATKRQLPAVHPIYKLLAPHLRYTLEINCRGRSQLVSPDGIFKRVVSTGGDGLLILSQKEYKLLTYKSLNPKLDFHLRGTTSMKNYFYRDHCLLLWDAIHSFVKGMILLYYPLDRDVAEDSELQLWIKDVVDEGFVDIPKFGLSNKLKTREELITLLSVVIFTSTAQHAATNNGQFDWCAWVPNTPCTMRHPPPTDKDAVTMEMIMDTLPDVSQTCLEMAITWHLGRPQPDAVPLGQYPEEYFTEAKAQKVIDSFRQELKEIEDHILKQNEGLELPYLFLLPSRIENSITI, encoded by the exons ATGGAGGAGTACAAAGTGACTGTTGCTACCGGCACCTCTGAATATTCTGGAACGAATAACTACATATACATAACGTTGGTTGGAGAGAacggagagagtgagaaaacgTTACTAGACAACCCTGGACTGGACTTCTGTAGAGGAGCG GTGGATGACTATAAGGTATGTAGTCCCGCCCCTCTGGGACCTCTCCTCTTGGTTCGGCTGGAGAAACAGCGTTACTGGGTGGAGGACAACTGGTTCTGTCGCTATGTCATTGTGGAGCCACCTGGGGGCGCTGCAGTTCTCACCTTTCCCTGCTACCGCTGGCTCATAGGAGATATCAAGGTGGAGATTCGAGAAGGCACAG CAAAAAAACTAAGTGATGACACTTCTCTGCTACTGGCTCACCGAAAAGCAGAACtacaggagagacagacaatATACAG gtggtgtgtgtgggctCCCGGCATTCCTAAGTGTATTGACGCCAAGACTGAGGCAGACTTGCATCAGGATGTACGCTTCGACAATGAGAAGAGGAGTGACTTTGAGAGATCCTTACACTATGC tctGATAGAGCTGTCTCTGAAGAAGCTGGCCATCAGGTTTGGAAGGTCATGGTGCGATCTGGATGACTTCAAACGATGCTTCTGGAAGCTCAAAAGCCCCATAGCAG AGTACTGTATGGAGCATTGGAAGGAGGACTGGTTCTTTGGCTACCAGTGTCTGAACGGTTCAAATCCCCGCATGATCCAGCGCTGCAAGAAACTTCCGAAAAACTTCCCTGTGTCCGGAGACATGGTGCAGGGCTCTTTGGCCCCAAGAACCACCCTAGAGAAGGAACTCAAG GATGGAAACATATACCTAGTGGACTATTCTGTCATGGATGGAGTTCCTCCAAATGTGATCAGAGGAAAGCCCCAGTACATCTCGTCCCCCATCTGTCTGCTGTATGAACACCCAGACCAGGGTATCATACCTATCGCCATACAG CTAGCGCAGACTCCTGGCTTGGACACACCCATCTTCTTGCCCAAAGACCCGCCCCTAGCCTGGCTATTGGCCAAGATCTGGGTGCGTAACTCTGAGTTCCAGGTGTTCCAGCTGCTGTCCCACCTGTTGAGAACTCACCTGTTTGTAGAGGTTTTCTGTGTGGCCACAAAGCGTCAGCTGCCAGCTGTACACCCCATATATAag CTCCTGGCTCCTCACCTGCGCTACACTCTGGAGATCAACTGCAGGGGGCGCAGTCAGCTCGTCTCTCCTGATGGTATCTTCAAGAGG GTGGTGTCTACGGGAGGGGATGGCCTGCTGATCCTGTCTCAGAAGGAGTACAAGCTCCTGACATACAAATCGCTCAACCCCAAATTAGACTTCCATCTGCGTGGAACCACCAGCATGAAAAACTACTTCTACAGGGATCACTGCCTGCTGCTGTGGGACGCCATTCACAG TTTTGTTAAAGGGATGATACTCCTGTACTACCCTCTGGACCGGGACGTGGCGGAGGACTCTGAGCTGCAGCTTTGGATTAAGGACGTGGTTGATGAGGGCTTCGTTGACATCCCGAAGTTTG GTTTGTCCAACAAACTGAAAACCAGAGAAGAGCTGATCACACTACTGAGTGTCGTCATCTTCACCAGCACGGCCCAACATGCAGCTACCAACAATGGACAG TTCGACTGGTGTGCTTGGGTACCCAACACCCCGTGTACCATGCGACACCCACCCCCGACCGACAAAGATGCCGTTACCATGGAGATGATCATGGACACCCTCCCTGATGTCAGCCAAACCTGTTTGGAGATGGCGATCACTTGGCACCTGGGACGGCCCCAACCTGACGCA GTCCCTTTGGGTCAGTATCCAGAGGAGTACTTCACAGAGGCTAAGGCCCAGAAGGTGATTGACAGTTTCAGACAAGAGCTGAAGGAGATAGAGGATCACATCCTGAAGCAAAACGAAGGTCTGGAGCTGCCCTACCTCTTCCTGCTCCCCAGCCGCATTGAGAACAGCATCACTATATAA